One region of Oncorhynchus nerka isolate Pitt River linkage group LG22, Oner_Uvic_2.0, whole genome shotgun sequence genomic DNA includes:
- the LOC115105811 gene encoding calcium-binding protein 1-like isoform X1: MSSSLPKSESTTSLLRSSAVPVSRRSAHHSEHHGSRSHRSHHHQPEGGSGVPDEPCWSDECEASARRPLCQPRHAGGRTDRNGGDKRGHSHHLQQHSNHYDDGYRQEEMRERMDRSGKDRSKSSRHLHPHHHHHNTSKCDLPPAHHHGNARPDRRSSPTPSYTKQSDDTAYFFESKDRIIAGSSTSLNSDPPVSSTPVPRPLTSRTAKRLSTAPPEHDSNLHPIVKSVFGQDRELRPEEMDELREAFKEFDKDKDGFIGCKDLGNCMRTMGYMPTEMELIELSQQINMNLGGHVDFEDFVELMGPKLLAETADMIGVKELRDAFKEFDTNGDGQISTSELREAMKKLLGQQVGHRDLEDILRDIDLNGDGHVDFEEFVRMMSR, encoded by the exons ATGAGCTCCTCTCTTCCCAAGAGCGAATCTACGACCTCTCTGTTGAGATCCTCAGCGGTCCCGGTGAGTCGCAGATCCGCACATCATTCCGAGCATCATGGGTCGCGCAGCCACCGCAGTCACCATCATCAACCCGAAGGAGGTAGCGGTGTACCTGACGAGCCGTGTTGGAGCGATGAGTGCGAGGCAAGCGCGCGCAGACCGCTTTGTCAACCGAGGCATGCCGGTGGCAGGacagacaggaatggaggtgATAAACGGGGACATTCCCACCACTTACAACAACACAGCAACCACTACGATGACGGCTACAGACAGGAAGAAATGAGAGAGCGGATGGATCGCAGTGGGAAAGACCGCAGTAAGTCGTCCAGACATCTccacccacaccaccaccaccacaacacctcCAAATGTGACCTGCCGCCTGCGCATCACCACGGGAACGCACGTCCAGACCGGAGGTCCTCGCCAACTCCATCCTATACAAAACAATCCGACGACACTGCGTACTTTTTTGAATCAAAGGACAGAATAATTGCTGGGTCGTCCACGAGTTTAAACTCTGACCCACCGGTATCGTCCACGCCAGTGCCCCGTCCCCTTACCAGCCGCACCGCCAAAAGACTCAGCACAGCTCCACCTGAACATGACTCCAATCTGCATCCGATAGTGAAATCAGTCTTCGGGCAG GATAGAGAGCTGAGGCCGGAGGAGATGGATG AGTTGCGCGAGGCTTTTAAAGAGTTTGACAAAGACAAAGATGGCTTCATTGGCTGTAAAGACCTAGGCAACTGCATGAGAACCATGGGCTACATGCCTACTGAGATGGAGCTGATAGAACTGAGCCAGCAGATCAACATGAACT TGGGAGGACATGTGGACTTTGAGGACTTTGTGGAGTTGATGGGGCCCAAACTTCTGGCTGAAACAGCAGATATGATCGGGGTCAAGGAGCTAAGGGATGCTTTCAAAGAG ttTGACACAAATGGTGATGGCCAGATCAGCACATCTGAACTCAGAGAAGCAATGAAGAAACTTTTAGGTCAACAG GTTGGTCATAGAGACCTAGAGGACATCCTACGGGACATTGACCTGAATGGAGACGGCCATGTCGACTTTGAAG
- the LOC115105811 gene encoding calcium-binding protein 1-like isoform X2, whose translation MHMQTHTHTHAHTPYRHTNTDTVRHTTHTERDFTMGNSVKSHFSKKDQKKNYRAVQSCEEGTGGAYLEPLVAMAQNGGNMHNVLGPACIFLRKGFAESRQADRELRPEEMDELREAFKEFDKDKDGFIGCKDLGNCMRTMGYMPTEMELIELSQQINMNLGGHVDFEDFVELMGPKLLAETADMIGVKELRDAFKEFDTNGDGQISTSELREAMKKLLGQQVGHRDLEDILRDIDLNGDGHVDFEEFVRMMSR comes from the exons atgcacatgcaaacacacacgcatacacatgcacacacaccatacagacatacTAACACAGACACGgttagacacacaacacacaccgagAGGGACTTTACCATGGGGAACTCAGTCAAATCTCACTTCTCCAAGAAG GACCAGAAGAAGAACTACAGAGCAGTGCAGTCCTGTGAGGAGGGTACTGGGGGGGCCTATCTTGAGCCACTAGTTGCTATGGCTCAGAATGGAGGCAACATGCACAACGTACTGGGGCCTGCCTGCATCTTTCTACGCAAGGGCTTCGCTGAGAGCCGGCAGGCT GATAGAGAGCTGAGGCCGGAGGAGATGGATG AGTTGCGCGAGGCTTTTAAAGAGTTTGACAAAGACAAAGATGGCTTCATTGGCTGTAAAGACCTAGGCAACTGCATGAGAACCATGGGCTACATGCCTACTGAGATGGAGCTGATAGAACTGAGCCAGCAGATCAACATGAACT TGGGAGGACATGTGGACTTTGAGGACTTTGTGGAGTTGATGGGGCCCAAACTTCTGGCTGAAACAGCAGATATGATCGGGGTCAAGGAGCTAAGGGATGCTTTCAAAGAG ttTGACACAAATGGTGATGGCCAGATCAGCACATCTGAACTCAGAGAAGCAATGAAGAAACTTTTAGGTCAACAG GTTGGTCATAGAGACCTAGAGGACATCCTACGGGACATTGACCTGAATGGAGACGGCCATGTCGACTTTGAAG